One Loxodonta africana isolate mLoxAfr1 chromosome 8, mLoxAfr1.hap2, whole genome shotgun sequence DNA window includes the following coding sequences:
- the LOC100670599 gene encoding lanosterol 14-alpha demethylase isoform X1 produces the protein MALLGLLQAGGSVLGQAMEQVTGGSLLSVLLIACTFTLSLVYLFRRAVGHLAQLPAGAKSPPYIFSPVPFLGHAVAFGKSPIEFLENAYEKYGPVFSFTMVGKTFTYLLGSDAAALLFNSKNEDLNAEDVYSRLTTPVFGKGVAYDVPNPVFLEQKKMLKSGLNIAHFRQHVSIIEKETNEYFESWGESGEKNVFEALSELIILTASHCLHGKEIRSQLNEKVAQLYADLDGGFSHAAWLLPGWLPLPSFRRRDRAHREIKNIFYKAIQKRRQSEEKIDDILQTLLDSTYKDGRPLTDDEVAGMLIGLLLAGQHTSSTTSAWMGFFLARDKTLQEKCYLEQKTVCGEDLPPLTYDQLKDLNLLDRCIKETLRLRPPIMTMMRMARTPQTVAGYTIPPGHQVCVSPTVNQRLKDSWVERLDFNPDRYLQDNPASGEKFAYVPFGAGRHRCIGENFAYVQIKTIWSTMLRLYEFDLIDGYFPRVNYTTMIHTPENPVIRYKRRSK, from the exons aTGGCGTTGCTGGGCTTACTGCAGGCGGGCGGGTCGGTACTGGGGCAGGCGATGGAGCAGGTGACAGGCGGTAGCCTCTTGTCTGTGCTCTTGATCGCCTGCACCTTCACCCTCAGTCTGGTCTACCTGTTCCGCCGCGCCGTCGGCCACCTGGCCCAGCTGCCGGCCGGGGCG AAAAGTCCACCATACATTTTCTCTCCAGTTCCATTCCTTGGACATGCAGTAGCATTTGGGAAAAGTCCGATTGAATTCCTAGAAAATGCATATGAGAAG TATGGACCTGTATTTAGTTTTACTATGGTGGGCAAGACGTTTACTTACCTCCTGGGGAGCGATGCTGCTGCACTGCTTTTTAATAGTAAAAATGAAGATCTGAACGCAGAAGATGTCTACAGTCGTCTGACAACGCCTGTGTTTGGAAAGGGAGTTGCATACGATGTACCTAATCCA GTTTTCTTGGAGcagaagaaaatgttaaaaagtggCCTCAACATAGCCCACTTTCGACAGCATGTTTCTATAATTGAAAAAGAAACAAACGAATACTTTGAAAGTTGGGGAGAGAGTGGAGAAAAAA ATGTGTTTGAAGCGCTTTCTGAGCTAATAATTTTAACAGCCAGCCATTGTTTACATGGGAAGGAAATCAGAAGTCAGCTCAATGAGAAGGTGGCACAGCTGTATGCAGATTTGGATGGAGGTTTTAGCCATGCAGCCTGGCTGTTGCCTGGTTGGCTGCCTTTGCCAAGTTTCAG ACGCAGGGACAGAGCTCATCGAGAAATCAAGAATATTTTCTATAAGGCAATCCAGAAACGCAGACAGTCAGAGGAAAAAATTGATGACATTCTCCAAACTTTACTAGATTCTACATACAA GGATGGGCGTCCTTTGACAGATGACGAAGTAGCAGGGATGCTTATTGGCCTGCTCTTGGCAGGGCAGCATACATCCTCAACCACTAGTGCTTGGATGGGCTTCTTTTTGGCCAGAGACAAAACGCTTCAAGAAAAATGTTACTTAGAACAGAAAACAGTCTGCGGAGAGGATCTGCCTCCTTTAACTTATGACCAG cTCAAGGATCTAAATTTACTTGATCGCTGTATAAAGGAAACATTAAGACTTAGACCTCCTATAATGACCATGATGAGAATGGCCAGAACTCCCCAG ACTGTGGCAGGGTATACCATTCCTCCAGGTCATCAGGTGTGTGTGTCTCCCACTGTCAACCAAAGACTTAAAGACTCATGGGTAGAACGTCTAGACTTTAATCCTGATCGCTACTTACAGGACAACCCAGCATCAGGAGAGAAGTTTGCCTATGTGCCATTTGGAGCTG ggcgtCATCGTtgtattggcgagaattttgccTATGTTCAAATCAAGACAATTTGGTCCACTATGCTTCGTTTATATGAATTTGATCTCATTGATGGATATTTTCCCAGGGTGAATTATACAACCATGATTCACACCCCTGAAAACCCAGTTATCCGATACAAACGAAGATCAAAATGA
- the LOC100670599 gene encoding lanosterol 14-alpha demethylase isoform X2 — MALLGLLQAGGSVLGQAMEQVTGGSLLSVLLIACTFTLSLVYLFRRAVGHLAQLPAGAKSPPYIFSPVPFLGHAVAFGKSPIEFLENAYEKVFLEQKKMLKSGLNIAHFRQHVSIIEKETNEYFESWGESGEKNVFEALSELIILTASHCLHGKEIRSQLNEKVAQLYADLDGGFSHAAWLLPGWLPLPSFRRRDRAHREIKNIFYKAIQKRRQSEEKIDDILQTLLDSTYKDGRPLTDDEVAGMLIGLLLAGQHTSSTTSAWMGFFLARDKTLQEKCYLEQKTVCGEDLPPLTYDQLKDLNLLDRCIKETLRLRPPIMTMMRMARTPQTVAGYTIPPGHQVCVSPTVNQRLKDSWVERLDFNPDRYLQDNPASGEKFAYVPFGAGRHRCIGENFAYVQIKTIWSTMLRLYEFDLIDGYFPRVNYTTMIHTPENPVIRYKRRSK, encoded by the exons aTGGCGTTGCTGGGCTTACTGCAGGCGGGCGGGTCGGTACTGGGGCAGGCGATGGAGCAGGTGACAGGCGGTAGCCTCTTGTCTGTGCTCTTGATCGCCTGCACCTTCACCCTCAGTCTGGTCTACCTGTTCCGCCGCGCCGTCGGCCACCTGGCCCAGCTGCCGGCCGGGGCG AAAAGTCCACCATACATTTTCTCTCCAGTTCCATTCCTTGGACATGCAGTAGCATTTGGGAAAAGTCCGATTGAATTCCTAGAAAATGCATATGAGAAG GTTTTCTTGGAGcagaagaaaatgttaaaaagtggCCTCAACATAGCCCACTTTCGACAGCATGTTTCTATAATTGAAAAAGAAACAAACGAATACTTTGAAAGTTGGGGAGAGAGTGGAGAAAAAA ATGTGTTTGAAGCGCTTTCTGAGCTAATAATTTTAACAGCCAGCCATTGTTTACATGGGAAGGAAATCAGAAGTCAGCTCAATGAGAAGGTGGCACAGCTGTATGCAGATTTGGATGGAGGTTTTAGCCATGCAGCCTGGCTGTTGCCTGGTTGGCTGCCTTTGCCAAGTTTCAG ACGCAGGGACAGAGCTCATCGAGAAATCAAGAATATTTTCTATAAGGCAATCCAGAAACGCAGACAGTCAGAGGAAAAAATTGATGACATTCTCCAAACTTTACTAGATTCTACATACAA GGATGGGCGTCCTTTGACAGATGACGAAGTAGCAGGGATGCTTATTGGCCTGCTCTTGGCAGGGCAGCATACATCCTCAACCACTAGTGCTTGGATGGGCTTCTTTTTGGCCAGAGACAAAACGCTTCAAGAAAAATGTTACTTAGAACAGAAAACAGTCTGCGGAGAGGATCTGCCTCCTTTAACTTATGACCAG cTCAAGGATCTAAATTTACTTGATCGCTGTATAAAGGAAACATTAAGACTTAGACCTCCTATAATGACCATGATGAGAATGGCCAGAACTCCCCAG ACTGTGGCAGGGTATACCATTCCTCCAGGTCATCAGGTGTGTGTGTCTCCCACTGTCAACCAAAGACTTAAAGACTCATGGGTAGAACGTCTAGACTTTAATCCTGATCGCTACTTACAGGACAACCCAGCATCAGGAGAGAAGTTTGCCTATGTGCCATTTGGAGCTG ggcgtCATCGTtgtattggcgagaattttgccTATGTTCAAATCAAGACAATTTGGTCCACTATGCTTCGTTTATATGAATTTGATCTCATTGATGGATATTTTCCCAGGGTGAATTATACAACCATGATTCACACCCCTGAAAACCCAGTTATCCGATACAAACGAAGATCAAAATGA
- the LOC100670599 gene encoding lanosterol 14-alpha demethylase isoform X3 produces the protein MYFFFVPPLWILFSLQYGPVFSFTMVGKTFTYLLGSDAAALLFNSKNEDLNAEDVYSRLTTPVFGKGVAYDVPNPVFLEQKKMLKSGLNIAHFRQHVSIIEKETNEYFESWGESGEKNVFEALSELIILTASHCLHGKEIRSQLNEKVAQLYADLDGGFSHAAWLLPGWLPLPSFRRRDRAHREIKNIFYKAIQKRRQSEEKIDDILQTLLDSTYKDGRPLTDDEVAGMLIGLLLAGQHTSSTTSAWMGFFLARDKTLQEKCYLEQKTVCGEDLPPLTYDQLKDLNLLDRCIKETLRLRPPIMTMMRMARTPQTVAGYTIPPGHQVCVSPTVNQRLKDSWVERLDFNPDRYLQDNPASGEKFAYVPFGAGRHRCIGENFAYVQIKTIWSTMLRLYEFDLIDGYFPRVNYTTMIHTPENPVIRYKRRSK, from the exons atgtattttttttttgtaccaccACTATGGATACTTTTCTCTCTTCAGTATGGACCTGTATTTAGTTTTACTATGGTGGGCAAGACGTTTACTTACCTCCTGGGGAGCGATGCTGCTGCACTGCTTTTTAATAGTAAAAATGAAGATCTGAACGCAGAAGATGTCTACAGTCGTCTGACAACGCCTGTGTTTGGAAAGGGAGTTGCATACGATGTACCTAATCCA GTTTTCTTGGAGcagaagaaaatgttaaaaagtggCCTCAACATAGCCCACTTTCGACAGCATGTTTCTATAATTGAAAAAGAAACAAACGAATACTTTGAAAGTTGGGGAGAGAGTGGAGAAAAAA ATGTGTTTGAAGCGCTTTCTGAGCTAATAATTTTAACAGCCAGCCATTGTTTACATGGGAAGGAAATCAGAAGTCAGCTCAATGAGAAGGTGGCACAGCTGTATGCAGATTTGGATGGAGGTTTTAGCCATGCAGCCTGGCTGTTGCCTGGTTGGCTGCCTTTGCCAAGTTTCAG ACGCAGGGACAGAGCTCATCGAGAAATCAAGAATATTTTCTATAAGGCAATCCAGAAACGCAGACAGTCAGAGGAAAAAATTGATGACATTCTCCAAACTTTACTAGATTCTACATACAA GGATGGGCGTCCTTTGACAGATGACGAAGTAGCAGGGATGCTTATTGGCCTGCTCTTGGCAGGGCAGCATACATCCTCAACCACTAGTGCTTGGATGGGCTTCTTTTTGGCCAGAGACAAAACGCTTCAAGAAAAATGTTACTTAGAACAGAAAACAGTCTGCGGAGAGGATCTGCCTCCTTTAACTTATGACCAG cTCAAGGATCTAAATTTACTTGATCGCTGTATAAAGGAAACATTAAGACTTAGACCTCCTATAATGACCATGATGAGAATGGCCAGAACTCCCCAG ACTGTGGCAGGGTATACCATTCCTCCAGGTCATCAGGTGTGTGTGTCTCCCACTGTCAACCAAAGACTTAAAGACTCATGGGTAGAACGTCTAGACTTTAATCCTGATCGCTACTTACAGGACAACCCAGCATCAGGAGAGAAGTTTGCCTATGTGCCATTTGGAGCTG ggcgtCATCGTtgtattggcgagaattttgccTATGTTCAAATCAAGACAATTTGGTCCACTATGCTTCGTTTATATGAATTTGATCTCATTGATGGATATTTTCCCAGGGTGAATTATACAACCATGATTCACACCCCTGAAAACCCAGTTATCCGATACAAACGAAGATCAAAATGA